Proteins encoded by one window of Marixanthomonas sp. SCSIO 43207:
- a CDS encoding type IX secretion system membrane protein PorP/SprF, translated as MKHSYLAILVLILLGSFSSNAQQDPQYTQYMYNTQIVNPAYAGSRDALSFGLLLRSQWVGLEGAPKTGTFTVNSPIGALDNMGLGLSIVRDEIGPAVESNVNIDYSYTINTSDAAELSFGLKAGLDLLDVNFNRLNIFDENDVFEQNIDNKIQPQIGAGVYFNTDKFYAGLSVPNFLTSKHFDESTLENYDFDDDVAPAERLHYFLIAGYVFDINENLKFKPATLVKAVSGSPLQWDASANFLIYDKLTLGASYRWSAALSAMAGFQVSDQIFIGFGYDYQTTDIEDFSDGSYEVFLRFDLFNRPERVLTPRFF; from the coding sequence ATGAAACACAGTTATTTAGCCATTTTAGTTTTGATTTTACTTGGGAGCTTTTCAAGCAATGCCCAGCAAGATCCGCAGTACACACAATATATGTACAATACACAGATTGTAAACCCTGCGTATGCGGGATCTAGAGACGCCTTAAGTTTCGGCTTATTGCTACGTTCACAGTGGGTGGGTCTAGAAGGAGCACCAAAGACAGGAACCTTTACTGTAAATTCTCCTATTGGAGCATTAGACAATATGGGACTTGGTCTTTCAATTGTTCGTGATGAAATAGGCCCGGCAGTAGAATCAAATGTTAACATAGATTATTCATATACCATCAATACCTCAGATGCTGCAGAATTATCCTTTGGACTTAAAGCAGGTTTAGATTTATTAGATGTGAATTTTAATAGACTAAACATATTTGATGAAAATGATGTGTTTGAACAAAACATTGACAATAAGATACAACCACAAATAGGAGCAGGTGTATATTTTAATACAGATAAGTTTTATGCCGGTTTATCGGTTCCTAACTTCTTAACATCAAAACACTTTGATGAGTCAACTCTAGAAAATTATGACTTTGATGATGATGTTGCTCCAGCAGAAAGACTACACTATTTTTTAATTGCTGGTTATGTATTTGATATTAATGAAAATTTAAAGTTTAAGCCAGCAACATTGGTGAAAGCTGTAAGCGGGTCACCTCTACAATGGGATGCTTCAGCAAACTTTTTAATCTATGATAAATTAACATTAGGAGCTTCTTATAGATGGAGTGCAGCATTGAGTGCTATGGCTGGTTTTCAAGTAAGCGATCAAATATTTATTGGTTTTGGGTATGATTATCAAACCACAGATATTGAAGATTTCAGTGATGGTTCTTATGAAGTATTTCTACGATTTGATCTATTTAACAGACCGGAAAGGGTACTTACACCAAGATTCTTCTAA
- a CDS encoding OmpA family protein: MKFIFNKSIFFLLFFCIVTVSFSQRKEIKKANEDFDKFAYIDAREIYLKVVKDGYQSAEIYKKLGDTYYWNSDYDNAAKWYSKLIKEFPNDIEAEYYYRAAQSLKSLGKYNESDELMAQFAAIGGEGLMVKNFKSDPNYLNSIANASREFVLDKVSINSNASDFGPSYYKDQIVFAASKNNAEGNKVAEWNDQPFLDLYVADIDSETGELSNAQSLPGDINTEFHESTPAFTRDGSTMYFTRNNFLDGKKGKDNKKTIRLKLYKATKSGEFYWTNVVELPFNSDAYSVAHPTLSKDEKRLYFSSDMPGTKGMSDLWYVDILGNNNYGEPVNLGDNINTEARESFPYISEANNLYFSSDGRAGLGGFDIFVTPLNDQGNPGEVKNIGKPANSSQDDFGFIIKESKRRGYLTSNRDGARGSIDDEIYLIKEKCEVTITGLVTDEDSGELLPGALVVLLDTNNKEVGSQTVGADARYKFIAGCENQYAVRGTKQQYAPNEKIVTTPAKTETLEVPLPLKLVDPCPPNDLGCRLSLQPIYFDFDRYNIRPDAEIELAKILAAMREYPELVIHIESHTDSRGNDSYNEALSEKRAQATLNWLVKKGIDRNRLSAKGYGENRLVNECSNGVKCTEEEHQLNRRSMFIIQN, from the coding sequence ATGAAATTTATATTTAATAAATCGATTTTTTTTCTCCTCTTCTTTTGCATAGTAACTGTGTCTTTTTCACAGCGTAAAGAAATAAAAAAAGCTAATGAGGATTTTGACAAATTCGCATACATAGATGCACGCGAAATTTACCTAAAAGTTGTAAAGGACGGCTATCAATCTGCTGAAATTTATAAGAAATTAGGCGATACCTATTATTGGAATAGCGATTATGATAATGCAGCAAAATGGTATTCCAAATTAATAAAAGAATTTCCGAACGATATCGAGGCAGAATATTACTACAGAGCTGCACAGTCTTTAAAAAGTTTAGGTAAATATAATGAGTCTGATGAGTTGATGGCTCAATTTGCGGCAATAGGTGGTGAAGGCTTAATGGTTAAAAACTTTAAAAGTGATCCCAATTACTTAAATAGTATTGCAAATGCTTCTAGAGAATTTGTGCTAGATAAAGTTTCAATTAACAGCAATGCGTCAGATTTTGGACCTTCATATTATAAGGACCAAATAGTATTTGCGGCTTCAAAAAATAATGCTGAAGGAAATAAAGTGGCAGAATGGAATGACCAGCCTTTTTTAGACCTCTATGTTGCAGATATAGATTCAGAAACAGGTGAGTTATCAAACGCTCAGTCTTTACCAGGTGATATAAACACTGAGTTTCATGAATCTACACCTGCTTTTACAAGAGACGGGTCAACCATGTATTTTACTAGAAATAACTTTCTAGACGGTAAAAAAGGTAAAGACAATAAAAAAACTATTCGATTAAAGTTATATAAGGCTACCAAAAGCGGTGAATTTTATTGGACAAATGTTGTAGAACTTCCCTTTAACAGTGATGCTTATTCGGTAGCGCATCCTACGCTAAGTAAGGATGAGAAAAGACTGTATTTTTCTTCAGATATGCCAGGAACCAAAGGAATGTCAGATCTTTGGTATGTAGATATTTTAGGAAACAACAACTATGGTGAACCGGTAAATCTAGGTGATAATATCAATACAGAAGCACGAGAATCATTCCCGTACATTAGTGAAGCAAACAACCTTTACTTTTCTAGTGACGGAAGAGCAGGACTTGGAGGTTTTGATATTTTTGTAACTCCTTTGAATGATCAAGGAAACCCTGGAGAAGTAAAAAACATAGGAAAACCAGCAAATAGTAGTCAAGATGACTTTGGTTTTATTATCAAAGAAAGTAAACGTAGAGGCTATCTTACTTCAAATAGAGACGGAGCTCGAGGAAGTATTGATGACGAGATTTACCTTATTAAAGAGAAATGTGAAGTTACTATTACAGGTCTTGTTACCGATGAAGATAGCGGTGAATTATTACCAGGAGCATTGGTAGTTCTTTTAGACACAAATAATAAAGAAGTAGGTTCACAAACCGTAGGAGCTGATGCTCGATATAAATTTATCGCGGGTTGTGAGAATCAATATGCCGTGAGAGGAACAAAACAACAATATGCTCCTAATGAAAAAATAGTAACAACACCAGCAAAAACAGAAACTCTTGAAGTTCCATTACCGTTAAAACTTGTAGACCCGTGTCCTCCTAACGATTTAGGATGTCGCTTAAGCTTACAGCCTATCTATTTTGATTTTGACAGGTATAATATCCGTCCCGATGCCGAGATAGAACTTGCAAAAATCTTAGCTGCAATGAGAGAGTATCCAGAGCTTGTAATACATATAGAATCTCATACAGATTCTAGAGGTAATGATAGTTATAATGAAGCTTTATCTGAAAAAAGAGCTCAAGCAACTCTCAACTGGTTAGTGAAAAAAGGAATTGATCGCAATAGGTTAAGTGCCAAAGGTTATGGTGAAAATCGTTTAGTTAATGAATGTTCTAATGGTGTAAAATGTACAGAAGAAGAACATCAATTAAACAGAAGATCAATGTTTATAATCCAAAATTAA
- a CDS encoding OmpA family protein: MKVIAKLITTLGVLFLGLTTGLSQTNKIAKANNEFDKYDYINAREIYLKVVENGFTSGEIYKKLGDTYYYNSDYINAVHWYNKLLAEYPSEINTEDYYRIAQSLKSIEDYKKSDELMQIYVSQGGAEKEVKAFENDPDYLKSLGIHPFKYIINKVAVNSKYSDFGPSYYKDKLVFSASTLDSKHFKTHSWTNLPYLDLYIADIDSVGGLSNATPFKGDINTEYHESSTAFTKDGKTMFFTRNNYYDGKKGYDKSRTIRLKLFSATLNEDGVSWGNIKELPFNNSNYSTAHPTLSNDEKRLYFASDMPGTYGRSDLWYVELTKGTDGSFMYGTPVNLGEEINTKARETFPFISENNNLYFSSDGYGGYGGLDVFVSAIDSEGNLKQITNFGEPINTKMDDFGFITKESKGTGYYTSNISGGRGTIDDEIYYFYEKCIMTINGIVTDIDTEELLPGSIVSILSDDNKLIEKITVGEDAAFSFTTECDTKYIIRATKSNYFPNEEIIETPDEGGIINLNIQLKLEDPCPPNDLGCRLDLQPIYFDYDKDNIRPDASVELAKILYAMQLYPELVIHIESHTDSRGKDAYNKNLSERRAQSTLKWLVERGIEKDRLSAKGYGETELVNACSNNVKCTEEEHQLNRRSMFIIQN, encoded by the coding sequence ATGAAAGTTATAGCGAAGTTAATAACAACCTTAGGGGTATTGTTTTTAGGTTTAACAACTGGATTATCACAAACAAATAAAATTGCCAAAGCAAATAACGAGTTTGATAAATACGACTACATAAATGCCAGAGAGATTTATCTTAAGGTAGTTGAAAACGGGTTTACTTCTGGTGAAATTTATAAAAAACTAGGAGACACCTACTATTACAATAGTGATTATATCAATGCTGTACATTGGTATAACAAATTGCTTGCTGAATATCCTTCTGAAATTAATACTGAAGATTACTATAGAATTGCTCAATCTTTAAAGAGTATAGAAGACTATAAAAAATCTGATGAACTTATGCAGATTTATGTAAGTCAAGGTGGAGCAGAAAAAGAAGTAAAAGCTTTTGAAAACGATCCAGACTATCTTAAGTCATTAGGGATACATCCTTTTAAATACATTATAAACAAGGTAGCTGTTAACTCAAAATATTCAGATTTTGGGCCATCATACTATAAAGACAAGTTAGTTTTTTCAGCTTCAACATTAGATAGTAAACATTTTAAAACCCATAGTTGGACCAATTTACCATATCTAGACCTTTATATTGCAGATATTGACAGTGTAGGAGGTTTATCAAACGCAACACCATTTAAAGGTGATATAAATACAGAATATCACGAATCTTCCACGGCCTTTACAAAGGATGGCAAGACAATGTTTTTTACTCGTAATAATTATTATGATGGTAAAAAAGGATATGATAAATCTAGAACTATAAGATTAAAGTTGTTTTCTGCCACCCTTAATGAAGATGGTGTAAGTTGGGGTAATATAAAAGAATTACCTTTTAATAATTCAAATTACAGTACAGCACACCCTACTTTGAGTAATGATGAAAAACGATTGTATTTTGCCTCAGATATGCCTGGCACCTATGGTAGATCAGACCTTTGGTATGTTGAACTAACAAAAGGAACCGATGGCTCATTTATGTATGGAACTCCTGTAAATTTAGGAGAAGAAATTAATACAAAAGCAAGAGAAACATTTCCGTTTATTAGTGAAAATAACAACCTTTATTTTTCAAGTGACGGGTATGGTGGTTATGGAGGATTAGATGTTTTTGTTTCAGCTATAGATTCAGAAGGAAACCTTAAACAAATAACAAACTTTGGAGAACCCATCAACACGAAAATGGATGATTTTGGTTTCATCACAAAAGAATCAAAAGGAACAGGCTATTATACATCAAATATCAGTGGAGGACGCGGAACCATAGATGATGAAATTTATTATTTCTATGAGAAATGTATCATGACTATTAACGGAATTGTTACAGACATTGATACAGAAGAGCTACTTCCCGGATCAATTGTATCAATACTTAGCGATGATAATAAGCTTATTGAAAAAATTACTGTAGGTGAAGATGCTGCATTCAGTTTTACAACAGAATGTGATACAAAATATATTATTAGAGCAACCAAATCCAATTATTTTCCTAACGAAGAAATTATTGAAACGCCAGACGAAGGCGGAATAATTAATTTAAATATTCAATTAAAACTAGAAGACCCTTGTCCTCCCAATGATTTGGGATGCCGTTTAGATTTGCAACCTATATATTTTGATTATGATAAAGATAACATTCGTCCAGATGCATCTGTAGAGTTGGCAAAAATTTTGTATGCAATGCAGCTATATCCAGAATTAGTAATTCATATCGAGTCACACACAGATTCAAGAGGAAAAGATGCATACAATAAAAACCTTTCTGAACGAAGAGCACAATCTACCTTAAAATGGTTAGTAGAACGTGGTATTGAAAAGGATAGGTTAAGTGCAAAAGGGTATGGTGAAACAGAATTGGTCAACGCGTGTAGCAATAATGTAAAATGTACAGAAGAAGAACACCAATTAAATAGACGATCCATGTTTATAATTCAAAACTAA
- the idi gene encoding isopentenyl-diphosphate Delta-isomerase translates to MSEEKVVLVNEKDEKIGLMPKMEAHEKALLHRAFSVFVFNDKNELMLQQRALHKYHTPGLWTNTCCSHQRDGESNIDAGKRRLQEEMGFTTDLKETISFIYKAPFDNGLTEHEFDHILVGKYNEEPNINPDEVAAWKWMTLEDVKKDIKNNPAIYTEWFKIIFDKFYQHLAV, encoded by the coding sequence ATGTCAGAAGAAAAAGTTGTCCTTGTTAATGAAAAGGATGAAAAAATAGGATTAATGCCCAAAATGGAAGCCCATGAAAAAGCCTTATTACATCGAGCTTTTTCTGTTTTCGTTTTTAATGATAAAAACGAATTAATGCTTCAGCAACGGGCTCTGCATAAATACCATACGCCTGGTTTATGGACCAATACTTGTTGCAGTCATCAAAGAGATGGAGAATCTAATATTGATGCAGGAAAACGAAGACTACAAGAAGAGATGGGGTTTACTACAGACTTAAAAGAAACTATATCTTTTATATATAAAGCTCCTTTTGATAATGGCCTTACCGAGCACGAGTTTGATCATATTCTAGTAGGTAAATACAATGAAGAGCCAAATATAAACCCAGATGAAGTAGCTGCCTGGAAATGGATGACTCTAGAAGATGTAAAAAAAGATATAAAAAACAATCCAGCTATATATACTGAGTGGTTTAAGATTATATTTGATAAGTTTTATCAACATTTAGCAGTATGA
- a CDS encoding 6-carboxytetrahydropterin synthase, producing the protein MSLTVFRKAHFNAAHRLFVKEWSKEKNLEFFGKCSNPNFHGHNYELEVGITGNVDPKTGYLINLDILKTIIKEEVEDHLDHKNLNVEVEEFKNLNPTVENIAMVIWDRLRKRLDKKFEISVKLYETPRNFVVYTG; encoded by the coding sequence ATGAGTTTAACAGTTTTCAGAAAAGCACATTTTAATGCAGCACATAGACTGTTTGTAAAAGAGTGGAGTAAAGAAAAAAACCTCGAGTTTTTTGGTAAATGTAGCAACCCAAACTTTCACGGGCATAACTATGAACTTGAAGTTGGGATTACAGGTAATGTTGACCCTAAAACCGGTTATCTAATAAACCTAGATATTCTGAAAACAATTATAAAAGAAGAAGTTGAAGATCACCTAGATCACAAAAACTTAAATGTTGAGGTAGAAGAATTTAAAAACCTAAACCCCACCGTTGAAAATATTGCAATGGTAATTTGGGATAGATTAAGAAAACGCTTAGACAAAAAGTTTGAAATTTCAGTAAAACTATATGAAACTCCTCGAAATTTTGTAGTTTACACAGGCTAA
- a CDS encoding type I phosphomannose isomerase catalytic subunit, whose product MTKLPDLYPLKFVPILKEKVWGGDKLHTVLKKKGTKKTGESWEISGVEEAISQVANGSLKNQSLTELIKKYKEKLVGVDVYKNFGHTFPLLFKFIDADQDLSVQVHPDDKLAKEKHNSFGKTEMWYIVASEKGARLILGFQEGTSEQEYLESLSKGTLSEILNFEYIQAGDVFYLTPGTVHAIGAGILLAEIQQTSDITYRIYDWDRPDLNGKMRELHTDLAKQAIDYNATNAEVTYENLKNEVIPLKSTRFFETNKLFITQTFERDLKTIDSFIVYMCVDGEATIKANGFSEKIQKGETLLIPASFTSLTIISSSVSLLETYIP is encoded by the coding sequence ATGACTAAACTCCCTGATTTATATCCTTTAAAATTTGTTCCAATTCTCAAAGAGAAAGTCTGGGGTGGAGATAAGTTACATACTGTTTTAAAGAAAAAAGGAACAAAAAAAACAGGGGAAAGTTGGGAAATTTCGGGGGTTGAAGAAGCTATTTCTCAAGTAGCCAATGGATCTCTTAAAAATCAATCATTAACAGAGTTAATCAAAAAATATAAAGAAAAGTTAGTTGGTGTTGATGTGTATAAAAACTTTGGTCACACCTTTCCGTTACTTTTTAAATTTATAGATGCAGATCAAGACCTTTCTGTACAAGTGCATCCAGATGATAAGCTGGCAAAAGAAAAACATAATAGTTTTGGTAAAACCGAAATGTGGTACATAGTAGCTTCAGAAAAAGGGGCGCGATTAATATTAGGTTTTCAAGAAGGAACTAGTGAGCAAGAATATTTAGAAAGCCTTTCAAAAGGAACACTTTCTGAAATTTTAAATTTTGAATACATACAAGCCGGTGATGTTTTTTACTTAACCCCAGGAACCGTCCACGCAATTGGAGCAGGAATTCTTTTAGCTGAAATTCAACAAACATCAGATATTACTTATCGTATTTATGATTGGGATCGTCCAGATTTAAATGGAAAAATGCGCGAGTTACATACAGATCTAGCTAAACAAGCTATAGATTATAACGCTACCAATGCAGAAGTTACCTATGAAAACTTAAAGAATGAGGTAATTCCTTTAAAAAGTACACGATTTTTTGAAACCAATAAACTTTTTATTACCCAAACCTTTGAACGAGATTTAAAAACGATAGATTCTTTTATTGTCTATATGTGTGTTGATGGAGAAGCAACCATTAAAGCAAATGGCTTTTCAGAAAAAATACAAAAAGGAGAAACATTATTGATACCAGCAAGTTTTACTTCGCTTACAATTATTTCATCAAGTGTTTCACTTTTAGAAACGTACATTCCCTAA
- a CDS encoding DUF4369 domain-containing protein, with protein sequence MRNLFILTLIAITVACSSDSKKEMQLSGNVKGLKKGTLLLQKIDDSILVSIDSVVVDGNSNFSFSEEINSPEMYYLYLRLKDGSLRDDRIPFFAEPGEITIETSLKNFGKDFSINGSENEKALNDYKKLMKRFSDRDLDLIKEELTAQKEGGDSLINAIKKKKAAALSSKYLATVNFALNNKDKEVAPYLLLSEIYDANVKYLDTVYTSLTPNVKDSKYGKLLESFISERKTMNDSL encoded by the coding sequence ATGAGAAACTTATTCATATTGACATTGATCGCAATAACTGTTGCATGTAGTTCAGATTCTAAAAAAGAAATGCAGCTTTCTGGGAATGTAAAAGGACTAAAAAAAGGCACATTATTACTACAAAAAATTGATGACTCAATACTTGTATCTATAGATTCTGTGGTTGTAGACGGTAATTCAAATTTTTCTTTTTCTGAAGAAATAAACAGCCCTGAAATGTATTATTTATACCTTCGGTTAAAGGATGGAAGTTTACGTGATGATAGAATTCCGTTTTTTGCAGAGCCGGGAGAAATTACTATTGAAACAAGCTTGAAAAACTTTGGAAAAGATTTTAGCATTAACGGTTCAGAAAATGAAAAAGCACTTAATGATTATAAAAAATTGATGAAGCGTTTTTCTGACAGAGATTTAGATTTAATCAAAGAAGAGCTTACTGCGCAAAAAGAAGGTGGCGATTCACTAATAAATGCTATAAAAAAGAAAAAAGCTGCTGCACTCTCAAGTAAATATCTTGCCACAGTAAATTTTGCTCTTAATAATAAAGATAAAGAAGTAGCTCCTTATCTATTACTTAGTGAAATATATGATGCTAACGTAAAATATCTAGATACTGTGTATACTTCACTTACTCCAAATGTAAAAGACTCCAAATACGGGAAGCTTTTGGAGTCTTTTATTAGTGAGCGAAAAACTATGAACGATAGTTTATAA